From a single Lolium rigidum isolate FL_2022 chromosome 7, APGP_CSIRO_Lrig_0.1, whole genome shotgun sequence genomic region:
- the LOC124677724 gene encoding uncharacterized protein LOC124677724: protein MELEAPVVEADPARSRGGDEEDTLGAPLLPCPNCDVQVVHKLAQLLLPGLAAACVDSTLRNPSSSLAVQLRAELVHYIADRSSSPPELPTEAGDDPPPDHDDPAEALATFLDDFASSKRSIVVSISGWLPYLGGDDGRDDRIDDLVQEMEATRFWPIDRREAVARDLLRSLDAVSTGGAGSKFRCRDELETAEKLADHVATRCRFRPVRCRNLVQGCMAEVSACRAEEHDAACAFKIIPCEQGCGATVARRQMDRHCVTACPMKLANCPFYLLGCESAFPACNLGSHCEQFVRTHLRLLLDRNQITTMADRQDLDLEERLATLEKSDSHGTLLKALDVRALTSALAELEKKMSAQDGGS, encoded by the exons ATGGAATTGGAGGCCCCGGTAGTCGAAGCAGATCCAGCAAGAAGCAGAGGAGGCGATGAGGAGGACACGCTTGGGGCACCCCTCTTGCCCTGCCCCAACTGCGACGTCCAGGTGGTGCACAAGCTGGCGCAGCTCCTGCTGCCCGGCCTCGCCGCCGCGTGCGTCGACAGCACCTTGaggaacccctcctcctcgctcgccgtCCAGCTGCGAGCGGAGCTCGTCCACTACATCGCGGACAGGAGCAGCAGCCCGCCCGAGCTCCCGACCGAGGCGGGCGACGATCCTCCGCCCGATCACGACGACCCGGCCGAGGCGCTGGCCACGTTCCTGGACGACTTCGCGAGCAGCAAGAGGAGCATCGTCGTCTCCATCTCCGGCTGGCTGCCGTACCTgggcggcgacgacggccgcGACGACAGGATCGACGACCTCGTCCAGGAGATGGAGGCCACCCGCTTCTGGCCGATCGACCGGCGCGAGGCCGTCGCCCGGGACCTGCTCCGCAGCCTGGACGCCGTGTCCACCGGTGGTGCCGGAAGTAAGTTCCGGTGCCGCGACGAGCTGGAGACGGCGGAGAAGCTGGCCGACCACGTCGCCACGCGATGCCGCTTCAGGCCCGTGCGGTGCCGGAACCTGGTCCAGGGCTGCATGGCCGAGGTCTCCGCCTGCCGCGCCGAGGAGCACGACGCGGCGTGCGCATTCAAGATCATCCCCTGCGAGCAGGGCTGCGGCGCCACCGTCGCCAGGCGCCAGATGGACCGGCACTGCGTCACCGCGTGCCCCATGAAGCTCGCCAACTGCCCCTTCTACCTGCTCGGCTGCGAGTCCGCCTTCCCCGCCTGTAACCTCGGCTCACACTGCGAACAGTTTGTCAGAACCCACCTCCGGCTACTCCTTGATCGCAACCAGATAACCACCATGGCTGATCGTCAGGATCTGGACCTGGAGGAGCGTCTTGCAACGCTGGAAAAG TCTGACTCTCATGGTACCTTGCTCAAAGCTCTGGATGTGAGGGCTCTTACGAGTGCTCtagcggagctggagaagaagatgaGCGCTCAAGACGGGGGATCATGA